One genomic region from Anopheles bellator chromosome 2, idAnoBellAS_SP24_06.2, whole genome shotgun sequence encodes:
- the LOC131208814 gene encoding major facilitator superfamily domain-containing protein 1-like, with translation MPRPYEDEDEARRPILQADTDTDEPTARATRLGRPSDDDELTERLTGCGASACCNPNSPLHRFQALILMCLVGFGSYFCYDNPGALQDTFKSDLDLTTTEFVMLYSIYSWPNVILCFIGGFLMDRVFGIRLGTIIYMFILLIGQLIFAMGATINLFWLMIVGRFMFGIGAESLAVAQNSYAVLWFKGKELNMVFGLQLSFARVGSTVNFLVMVPIYKYVKSLGYQGHMCTGVVLLLATLTCVMSMLCALILGWMDRRAARILKRNDMPPGGEVAKLSDVRTFKVSFWMVTVICVAYYVAIFPFIALGKVFFMRKFDFSAEDANTVNSIVYIIAAVASPLFGLVVDRFGRNVLWVFLSVVVTITAHGMLAFSYLNPYVGMITMGLAYSMLASSLWPLVALIVPEYQLGTAYGICQSVQNLGLAVISMISGIIVDKGGYFMLEIFFMGWLIVSLLATIVIWMYDASNDGVLNMSAADRAKHAKNCLQQSSSDNAGPSDEDGRLGRDLLTADPETIRNRYLNRVLDTPTQSDTEPLVE, from the exons ATGCCCCGCCCGTACGAGGATGAAGATGAAGCCCGGCGCCCAATCCTGCAGGCGGATACGGACACTGACGAACCCACGGCGCGAGCCACCCGCTTAGGCCGGCCAAGCGATGACGACGAGCTGACCGAACGTCTGACTGGATGCGGGGCCAGCGCGTGCTGCAACCCTAACTCGCCACTACACCGCTTCCAGGCCCTTATCTTGATGTGCTTGGTCGGCTTCG GATCATACTTCTGCTACGATAATCCGGGCGCCCTGCAGGACACGTTCAAATCGGATCTCGATCTGACGACCACCGAGTTCGTGATGCTGTACTCCATCTACTCGTGGCCCAATGTGATCCTCTGCTTCATCGGTGGCTTTCTGATGGACCGAGTGTTTGGCATCCGGCTGGGCACGATCATCTACATGTTCATCTTGCTGATCGGCCAGCTGATCTTTGCCATGGGCGCCACTATCAACCTGTTTTGGCTGATGATCGTCGGACGCTTTATGTTTGG AATCGGAGCGGAATCGCTTGCCGTGGCACAGAACAGCTACGCGGTGCTATGGTTCAAGGGCAAGGAACTGAACATGGTGTTCGGATTGCAACTGTCCTTTGCCCGGGTCGGCTCGACGGTAAACTTTTTGGTGATGGTCCCTATCTACAAGTACGTGAAGAGCCTGGGCTACCAGGGGCACATGTGCACCGGAGTGGTCCTTTTGCTGGCCACACTAACCTGCGTCATGTCGATGCTGTGTGCGCTGATTCTGGGGTGGATGGATCGTCGCGCGGCGCGTATTCTGAAGCGCAACGATATGCCCCCCGGTGGTGAGGTCGCGAAGCTGTCGGATGTCCGCACGTTCAAGGTGTCGTTCTGGATGGTGACGGTGATCTGTGTGGCATACTACGTGGCCATCTTTCCGTTCATCGCCCTCGGCAAGGTGTTCTTCATGCGCAAGTTCGACTTCAGTGCCGAGGACGCCAACACGGTCAACTCGATCGTCTACATTATTGCGGCCGTCGCTAGCCCACTGTTCGGGCTGGTGGTCGACCGATTCGGACGGAACGTGCTGTGGGTGTTcttgtcggtggtggtcacgaTCACGGCCCACGGTATGCTCGCCTTTTCCTACCTGAACCCGTACGTCGGTATGATTACGATGGGCTTGGCTTACTCGATGCTCGCCTCCAGCTTGTGGCCGCTCGTGGCACTTATCGTGCCGGAATATCAACTCGGCACCGCTTACGGCAT ATGCCAATCGGTGCAGAACCTTGGACTGGCCGTGATTTCGATGATCTCGGGCATCATCGTAGACAAGGGTGGATATTTTATGCTGGAAATCTTCTTCATGGGTTGGCTAATCG TTTCCCTGCTGGCCACGATCGTTATCTGGATGTACGATGCGAGCAATGATGGCGTTTTGAACATGAGTGCAGCCGACCGCGCTAAACACGCTAAAAA CTGCCTGCAACAGAGCTCGTCGGATAATGCGGGACCGTCGGATGAAGATGGCCGGCTCGGACGGGACCTTCTAACAGCGGACCCAGAAACGATCCGCAATCGCTACTTGAACCGCGTGCTGGATACCCCAACCCAAAGCGACACGGAGCCACTCGTGGAGTAG